A genome region from Dolichospermum compactum NIES-806 includes the following:
- a CDS encoding helix-turn-helix domain-containing protein, translating to MSSYSHQDQFVNIYDTYESKFLTPFQRKVLLKNLQNNSQPEYRRRIEIMLLADMGKSQTRICEMIGCSQEMARYWIGIAEAGMAHKWNQRPLGRPKIVNDEYIERLKELVNCSPREYGYAFGDWTAQWLSKHLAKELGIQISDRHINRLLKQMGLSTKRKSSPLITTENQDLAIKISDLHSLPEPSFHWSFNLMQTNK from the coding sequence ATGTCATCTTATTCTCATCAAGATCAGTTTGTGAATATTTACGATACTTATGAAAGTAAGTTTTTAACACCTTTTCAGCGGAAAGTGTTGCTAAAAAATTTACAAAATAATTCGCAACCAGAATATCGGCGACGAATTGAGATTATGTTGTTAGCAGATATGGGAAAGTCGCAAACTCGTATTTGTGAAATGATTGGTTGTTCTCAGGAGATGGCGAGATACTGGATCGGTATTGCTGAGGCGGGGATGGCGCATAAATGGAATCAGCGACCATTGGGTAGACCAAAGATTGTTAATGATGAATATATTGAAAGATTGAAGGAATTAGTTAATTGTAGTCCCCGTGAATATGGCTATGCTTTTGGTGATTGGACGGCGCAATGGTTGAGTAAACATTTGGCGAAGGAGTTGGGAATTCAAATTAGCGATCGCCACATTAATCGCCTACTTAAACAAATGGGACTGTCTACTAAACGCAAAAGTTCCCCATTGATAACTACTGAAAATCAGGATTTGGCAATTAAAATTAGTGATTTGCATTCTCTACCTGAGCCTAGTTTTCATTGGTCATTTAATCTCATGCAGACCAATAAATAA
- a CDS encoding HetP family heterocyst commitment protein, whose product MNQDIAGSGNNLEPKIHPEQLDQVVEAILAGKYSWACVLMLRFVGYNPMHYIPYRTYNRILKENARMSRSNPQNNETLKIANSTTEKRSEGNLASNCLSKIKDIAYMEVGGKHHTEARANSREKKSA is encoded by the coding sequence ATGAATCAAGATATTGCTGGCAGTGGTAACAACTTAGAACCAAAAATCCATCCCGAACAGTTAGACCAAGTAGTCGAAGCGATTTTGGCAGGGAAGTATTCTTGGGCTTGTGTTTTAATGTTACGATTTGTGGGCTATAATCCAATGCACTATATCCCTTATCGGACTTATAACCGCATTCTCAAAGAGAATGCTCGTATGAGTCGCTCCAATCCCCAAAATAATGAAACTCTAAAAATTGCTAACTCCACCACAGAGAAGAGATCCGAAGGTAATCTGGCATCTAACTGTTTAAGTAAGATTAAGGATATAGCCTATATGGAAGTGGGAGGCAAGCATCATACTGAAGCACGCGCCAACAGTAGAGAAAAAAAGTCGGCATAG
- a CDS encoding GH116 family glycosyl hydrolase, translating into MTNHPQIPPCTWKRPIGLGWEKPYTVRYPSNIDDGPWHGMPIGGFGAGCIGRSSRGDFNLWHIDGGEHTFKTVPASQFSVFESGQAYALSTQPPEDHTLQSWQWYLPSPLSVDGEGMGVRSGTYHALYPRSWFVYENVLKTQLICEQFSPIWADNYQEASYPVAVFLWKAHNPTNAPITISIMLTWENMVGWFTNTLKSPEVKVRDDGSPVYEYLPPWGESQGNYNCLAEDDQYFGCVLGQVSNYQNVQEGDGTWCIATTKNPQVEIFHHSRFNPVGNGEDVWQSFSTDGSLPNYIDENPADENTRLGAAIAVRFTLQPGENLEVPFVLSWDFPVTEFAAGVNYYRRYTDFFGCNGENAWQIATTALKEYQNWRSLIENWQNPILEKSDLPDWFKMALFNELYDLTSGGTLWSAASEIDPVGQFAVLECLDYRWYESLDVRLYGSFGLLMLFPELEKSVIRAFARAIPQSDHRTRIIGYYLTIKSESPHAVRKIAGATPHDLGAPNEHVWEKTNYTSYQDCNLWKDLGCDFVLQVYRDFLFTGANDIAFLADCWDAIVQTLDYVKTFDLDGDSIPENSGAPDQTFDDWRLQGVSAYCGGLWLAALEAAIAISNILTNHRGAEVTEVELQGSIYQGWLNQSKPIYQDKLWNGEYYCLDSESGSEVVMADQLCGQFYARLLSLPDIVPSDRALSALTKVYDSCFLKFQNGKFGAANGVLPNGLPENPNSTHPLEVWTGINFGLAAFLVQMDMKNEAMRLTEAVVRQIYDNGLQFRTPEAITANGTFRASTYLRAMAIWGIYLLIR; encoded by the coding sequence ATGACAAACCACCCCCAAATACCCCCCTGCACCTGGAAACGTCCCATTGGCTTAGGCTGGGAGAAACCCTACACCGTCCGTTATCCTAGTAATATAGATGATGGTCCCTGGCACGGAATGCCTATTGGTGGCTTTGGTGCAGGGTGTATAGGACGTTCTTCACGAGGAGATTTTAACCTGTGGCACATTGACGGAGGAGAACATACTTTCAAAACTGTTCCCGCTTCTCAATTTAGTGTTTTTGAATCTGGACAAGCTTACGCATTATCTACACAACCTCCAGAAGATCATACACTGCAATCTTGGCAATGGTATCTACCTTCTCCACTCTCTGTTGACGGAGAGGGGATGGGGGTGAGGTCAGGTACATATCATGCACTTTATCCCCGCAGTTGGTTTGTTTATGAAAATGTCTTAAAAACTCAATTAATCTGTGAGCAATTTTCGCCAATTTGGGCAGATAATTATCAAGAAGCTAGTTATCCGGTTGCGGTTTTTTTGTGGAAAGCACACAACCCGACAAATGCACCAATTACTATTAGCATCATGCTAACTTGGGAAAATATGGTGGGTTGGTTTACCAATACTTTGAAGTCTCCCGAAGTTAAAGTTAGAGATGATGGCAGTCCTGTTTATGAATATCTACCACCTTGGGGAGAAAGTCAAGGAAATTATAATTGTCTAGCAGAAGATGATCAATATTTTGGTTGTGTTTTAGGTCAAGTTTCTAATTATCAAAATGTTCAAGAAGGAGACGGAACTTGGTGTATTGCGACTACCAAAAATCCCCAGGTGGAAATATTTCATCATTCCCGATTTAATCCGGTGGGTAATGGTGAAGATGTTTGGCAAAGTTTCTCTACAGATGGTTCTTTACCTAATTATATAGATGAAAATCCCGCAGATGAAAATACTCGTTTAGGTGCGGCAATTGCGGTGCGTTTCACTTTGCAACCTGGGGAAAATTTAGAAGTTCCTTTTGTGCTAAGTTGGGATTTTCCCGTTACGGAATTTGCAGCGGGGGTGAACTATTACCGCAGATATACAGACTTTTTTGGTTGTAATGGTGAGAATGCTTGGCAGATTGCCACTACTGCTCTTAAAGAATATCAGAATTGGCGATCGCTCATCGAAAATTGGCAAAACCCCATTTTAGAAAAATCAGATTTACCTGACTGGTTCAAAATGGCTTTATTTAACGAACTCTACGACTTGACCAGCGGCGGAACTCTCTGGAGTGCCGCCTCGGAAATTGATCCCGTTGGTCAATTTGCTGTGTTAGAATGTTTAGATTACCGTTGGTACGAAAGTCTAGATGTGCGATTATACGGTTCTTTTGGACTGTTGATGTTATTTCCTGAATTGGAAAAATCCGTAATTCGCGCTTTTGCTAGGGCAATTCCCCAAAGTGATCATAGAACTAGAATTATTGGTTATTATCTGACTATCAAATCGGAAAGTCCCCACGCAGTTCGCAAAATCGCCGGTGCGACACCCCATGATTTAGGCGCACCCAATGAACACGTTTGGGAAAAAACCAATTATACTAGTTATCAAGATTGCAACCTGTGGAAAGATTTAGGTTGTGATTTTGTATTGCAGGTATATCGAGATTTTCTGTTTACCGGTGCAAATGATATTGCGTTTTTAGCAGATTGTTGGGATGCTATTGTCCAAACTCTCGATTATGTGAAAACTTTTGATCTCGATGGTGACAGTATACCGGAAAATTCCGGCGCACCTGACCAAACTTTCGATGATTGGCGCTTGCAAGGTGTCAGTGCTTATTGTGGTGGTTTGTGGTTAGCTGCTTTGGAAGCTGCGATCGCTATTTCTAATATCTTAACGAACCACAGAGGCGCAGAGGTCACAGAGGTAGAGTTACAAGGGTCTATTTATCAAGGTTGGTTAAATCAATCAAAACCAATTTATCAGGACAAGCTTTGGAATGGTGAATATTACTGCTTGGATAGTGAAAGTGGTTCTGAGGTAGTTATGGCTGATCAGTTGTGTGGGCAATTCTACGCTCGTTTATTGAGTTTACCAGATATTGTCCCCAGCGATCGCGCTTTATCCGCCTTAACAAAAGTATATGATTCCTGTTTTCTCAAGTTCCAAAATGGTAAATTCGGCGCTGCTAACGGTGTTCTTCCCAATGGTTTACCAGAAAATCCCAATTCTACACATCCTTTGGAAGTTTGGACAGGCATCAATTTTGGTCTAGCAGCCTTCTTAGTGCAAATGGATATGAAAAATGAAGCCATGCGATTAACTGAGGCTGTAGTAAGGCAAATTTACGACAATGGCTTGCAATTCCGCACCCCGGAAGCTATCACCGCTAATGGCACTTTCCGCGCTAGTACCTATCTCCGTGCTATGGCTATTTGGGGAATTTATTTGCTAATTCGTTAA
- the tkt gene encoding transketolase, with translation MAVATQSIQELCINSIRFLAVDAIEKSKSGHPGLPMGAAPMAFVLWDSFMRYNPKNPQWFNRDRFVLSAGHGSMLQYALLYLTGYDSVTIDDIKQFRQWGAKTPGHPENFVTPGVEVTTGPLGQGIANAVGLAVAEAHLAAKFNKPDAKIVDHYTYVLLGDGCNMEGISGEAASIAGHWGLGKLIALYDDNHISIDGSTDVAFTEDVSKRFESYGWHVLHVKDGNTDLAGIAKAIEAAKAVTDKPTMIKVTTTIGYGSPNKQDTAGIHGAALGPEETIATRKNLGWEYDAFVVPEDALNHARKAVERGAGYESEWNTVYAGYKAKYPQEAAEFDRFISGKLPDGWDKVLPTYTNEDKALPTRKHSENCLNKLGAVLPELIGGSADLTHSNLTELKGAGDFQKGHFANRNIHFGVREHAMGAICNGMALHNSGLIPYGATFLIFTDYMRAAIRLAALSEAGSIWVMTHDSIGQGEDGPTHQPIETLASLRAIPDLTVIRPADGNETSGGYKVAIEKSKANASTLLAFTRQNVPNLAGTSIAGVAKGGYTIVDCQGTPDIILIGTGSEVSLCVSAAEKLTAEGKKVRVVSMPSSTLFDTQDAAYKESVLSKAVTKRLSVEAASSFGWHKYVGSEGDTVSIDTFGASAPGGTCLEKFGFTVDNVLAKAKALLG, from the coding sequence ATGGCTGTTGCAACCCAATCCATCCAAGAACTTTGTATTAATTCGATCCGCTTTTTGGCTGTAGATGCCATAGAAAAATCTAAATCGGGACACCCTGGACTACCGATGGGCGCGGCTCCAATGGCTTTTGTACTTTGGGATAGCTTCATGCGCTATAACCCCAAAAATCCTCAGTGGTTCAACCGCGATCGCTTTGTTTTGTCCGCTGGTCATGGTTCAATGTTGCAGTATGCCCTACTGTACTTGACCGGCTACGATAGCGTTACCATAGACGACATCAAGCAATTTCGTCAATGGGGCGCTAAGACCCCAGGCCACCCCGAAAACTTTGTTACACCCGGTGTAGAAGTCACAACAGGACCTTTGGGTCAAGGAATTGCCAATGCAGTGGGTTTAGCAGTAGCAGAAGCACACCTAGCTGCCAAGTTCAACAAACCAGATGCCAAGATAGTTGATCATTATACTTATGTACTTCTGGGTGATGGTTGCAACATGGAAGGGATTTCTGGTGAAGCTGCTTCCATTGCTGGACACTGGGGATTAGGTAAACTGATTGCTCTTTATGACGACAACCACATCTCCATTGATGGTTCTACAGATGTAGCTTTCACCGAAGATGTTTCCAAACGGTTTGAATCCTACGGTTGGCACGTTCTCCACGTTAAAGACGGTAACACCGATTTAGCCGGAATTGCCAAAGCGATTGAAGCTGCAAAAGCTGTCACCGATAAACCAACCATGATTAAGGTGACAACCACCATTGGTTATGGTTCTCCCAACAAACAAGATACCGCTGGTATTCACGGTGCGGCTTTGGGTCCAGAAGAAACCATCGCTACCCGCAAAAACTTAGGTTGGGAATATGATGCCTTTGTAGTTCCTGAAGATGCTCTAAATCATGCTCGCAAGGCTGTTGAACGCGGTGCTGGCTACGAATCTGAATGGAACACAGTTTATGCTGGTTACAAAGCTAAATACCCCCAAGAAGCGGCGGAATTTGACCGTTTCATTAGCGGCAAATTACCAGACGGTTGGGACAAAGTATTACCTACCTACACAAACGAAGACAAAGCATTACCCACCCGCAAACACTCAGAAAACTGCCTCAACAAACTAGGGGCTGTTTTACCAGAATTAATTGGTGGTTCTGCTGACTTAACCCACTCCAACCTCACCGAACTCAAAGGTGCTGGAGACTTCCAAAAAGGACATTTTGCCAACCGCAACATCCACTTTGGTGTGCGGGAACACGCAATGGGTGCAATCTGTAATGGTATGGCGTTGCACAACTCAGGTTTAATTCCCTACGGTGCAACCTTCCTCATCTTCACAGATTATATGCGGGCTGCTATTCGTTTGGCGGCTCTCTCTGAAGCTGGTTCAATTTGGGTCATGACTCACGACTCCATTGGCCAAGGTGAAGATGGTCCTACTCACCAACCCATTGAAACCCTAGCTTCCTTGCGTGCAATTCCTGATTTAACTGTAATTCGTCCCGCAGACGGAAATGAAACCTCTGGTGGTTACAAAGTCGCAATTGAGAAGTCTAAAGCAAACGCTTCTACTTTATTGGCGTTCACTCGTCAAAACGTTCCTAACTTAGCAGGTACATCTATTGCGGGTGTCGCTAAGGGTGGATATACAATTGTTGATTGTCAAGGTACACCAGATATTATCTTGATTGGTACTGGTTCAGAAGTAAGCCTTTGTGTGAGTGCAGCGGAAAAATTAACTGCTGAAGGGAAGAAAGTTCGTGTTGTTTCTATGCCTTCTTCTACCTTATTTGATACACAAGACGCAGCTTACAAAGAATCTGTTCTCTCTAAAGCTGTTACCAAGCGTCTATCTGTAGAAGCAGCTAGTAGCTTCGGTTGGCACAAATATGTTGGTTCTGAAGGCGACACCGTAAGTATTGATACTTTTGGTGCTTCTGCTCCTGGTGGTACTTGTTTGGAGAAGTTTGGCTTCACTGTTGATAATGTTTTAGCTAAAGCTAAGGCTTTGTTAGGTTAA
- the fabF gene encoding beta-ketoacyl-ACP synthase II: MTDYKRNRVVVTGVGAITPIGNTSAEYWEGLLSGRNGIDYITAFDASKHSCRIAGEVKNFDPESYLERKEAKRMDRFAQLGVSAAIQAVADSGLVINDLNAEQVGVIIGSGIGGIKVLEDQQTIYLDPKRGPSRCSPFMIPMMIANMAAGLTAIHTGAKGPNSCSVTACAAGSNSIGDAFRQIQGGYAKAMICGGCEAAVTPLSVAGFAAARALSTRNDAPAHACRPFDRDRDGFVMGEGAGILILEELEHALSRGARIYGEMVGYGMTCDAYHMTAPVPGGLGAARAIELALKDGAIAPEMVSYINAHGTSTEANDKNETAAIKKALGEYAYKVAISSTKSMTGHLLGGSGGIEAVATILAIAHNKIPPTINIENLDPECDLDYVPHNSRDQVVEVALSNSFGFGGHNVTLAFKKFTP; encoded by the coding sequence ATGACAGACTATAAACGTAACCGCGTTGTTGTAACAGGTGTGGGCGCGATTACACCTATTGGTAACACATCTGCTGAATATTGGGAAGGATTATTAAGCGGACGCAATGGAATTGACTATATCACCGCTTTTGATGCGTCTAAACATAGTTGCCGCATTGCGGGTGAAGTCAAGAACTTTGATCCAGAGAGTTATTTAGAACGCAAAGAAGCCAAGCGGATGGATCGGTTTGCCCAATTGGGTGTATCGGCAGCTATTCAAGCTGTTGCAGATTCAGGTTTGGTGATTAATGACCTCAACGCTGAACAAGTTGGTGTGATCATCGGTTCGGGCATTGGTGGGATTAAGGTATTAGAAGATCAGCAAACTATTTACTTAGATCCTAAGCGGGGTCCTAGTCGTTGTAGTCCGTTCATGATTCCCATGATGATTGCCAATATGGCAGCAGGATTAACAGCAATTCATACGGGTGCAAAAGGTCCGAATTCCTGTTCTGTAACGGCTTGTGCTGCTGGTTCTAATTCTATCGGCGATGCTTTTCGGCAAATTCAAGGGGGGTATGCCAAGGCGATGATTTGCGGTGGTTGTGAGGCAGCGGTTACACCTTTGTCGGTGGCGGGGTTTGCGGCTGCTCGCGCTTTATCAACTCGCAATGATGCTCCAGCCCATGCTTGTCGTCCTTTTGATCGGGATCGGGATGGTTTTGTTATGGGTGAGGGGGCAGGAATTTTAATTCTTGAAGAATTGGAACACGCTCTGAGTCGTGGTGCTAGGATTTATGGGGAGATGGTAGGTTATGGGATGACCTGTGATGCTTATCACATGACTGCGCCTGTTCCTGGTGGTTTGGGTGCAGCTAGAGCGATTGAATTAGCTTTAAAAGATGGGGCGATCGCACCGGAAATGGTTAGTTACATCAATGCTCATGGAACTAGTACAGAGGCTAATGATAAAAATGAAACCGCTGCGATTAAGAAAGCTTTGGGAGAGTATGCTTATAAGGTGGCAATTAGTTCTACTAAATCCATGACGGGACATTTGTTAGGTGGTTCTGGTGGGATTGAAGCTGTAGCGACAATTTTGGCGATCGCTCATAATAAAATTCCCCCTACTATCAACATTGAAAATCTTGATCCTGAATGTGACCTAGATTATGTTCCCCATAATAGTCGTGATCAGGTAGTCGAGGTGGCTTTATCTAATTCTTTCGGCTTTGGTGGTCATAATGTTACCCTGGCATTCAAGAAATTTACTCCCTAA
- a CDS encoding acyl carrier protein has translation MSQAATFDKVKKIIVEQLSVEDEAKVTEEASFVDDLGADSLDTVELVMALEEEFDIEIPDEAAEKILTVKDVIEYINNNAPKSA, from the coding sequence ATGAGCCAAGCAGCAACTTTTGATAAGGTTAAAAAAATTATCGTTGAGCAACTGAGTGTAGAGGATGAGGCTAAGGTTACAGAAGAAGCCAGTTTTGTTGATGATTTAGGGGCTGATTCCCTAGATACAGTTGAATTGGTAATGGCTTTGGAAGAAGAATTTGATATCGAAATTCCTGATGAAGCGGCTGAAAAAATTCTCACTGTTAAAGACGTTATAGAGTATATAAATAATAACGCTCCTAAATCTGCATAG
- a CDS encoding CoB--CoM heterodisulfide reductase iron-sulfur subunit B family protein, translating into MLSKPLKYAYYPGCVAQGACRELYLSTQSLTQALGIELVELKKASCCGSGTFKEDSQLLEDTVNARNIALAESLDLPLLTHCSTCQGVIGHVDERLKECQSTNPDYLHKVNGLLEKEGCSPYRGSTEVKHLLYALVADYGLEEITQRVTKKLSGLKCAAFYGCYLLRAQKSMPYDDPFQPEAMENVFRAVGATPVYYRGRTQCCGWPLSSYATTESFQMAGNHIQEALANGADCIVTPCPLCHLNLDSRQPEVEKVIGQKLGLPILHLPQLIALALGVSPKELGLERHIVSTKPILEKLGF; encoded by the coding sequence ATGCTATCTAAACCGCTAAAATACGCTTACTATCCTGGCTGTGTAGCTCAAGGGGCTTGTCGGGAACTGTACCTATCCACCCAATCTCTCACCCAAGCCTTGGGAATTGAACTGGTTGAACTAAAAAAAGCCTCTTGCTGTGGTTCAGGGACATTTAAAGAAGATTCTCAACTATTAGAAGACACAGTTAACGCCAGAAATATCGCCTTAGCAGAATCATTAGATCTCCCGTTACTCACCCATTGCAGCACTTGCCAGGGTGTAATCGGTCATGTTGATGAACGGTTAAAAGAATGCCAATCAACAAATCCCGACTATCTCCACAAAGTTAATGGTTTATTAGAAAAAGAAGGCTGTTCACCCTATCGGGGGAGTACAGAAGTTAAACATCTTCTTTATGCTTTAGTCGCAGATTATGGTTTAGAAGAAATTACCCAGCGAGTCACCAAAAAATTAAGTGGATTAAAATGTGCAGCTTTCTATGGTTGTTATCTACTCCGCGCTCAAAAATCCATGCCCTATGATGATCCTTTTCAACCCGAAGCAATGGAAAATGTATTTCGGGCTGTAGGGGCTACACCTGTATATTATCGTGGCAGAACTCAATGCTGTGGTTGGCCTTTATCCAGCTACGCGACAACCGAATCTTTCCAAATGGCCGGAAATCATATTCAAGAAGCTTTAGCGAATGGGGCTGATTGTATTGTCACACCATGTCCGCTGTGTCATTTGAATTTAGATTCTCGTCAACCAGAAGTAGAAAAGGTAATTGGTCAAAAATTAGGTTTACCAATCTTACACCTACCCCAATTGATTGCTTTGGCTTTAGGTGTCAGTCCCAAAGAATTGGGTTTAGAGAGACATATTGTGTCTACAAAACCCATTTTAGAAAAACTAGGATTCTGA